TGCCTTGATGGGCGCGCCTCATGGGTGCCTTGATGCGTGCGTCTTGTGCGTGTATGGCTCGCATGCGTATGCCTCACGACGCCTCCTCACACCCCGGCAACGATTACGGAGAGTAATCAGTTCCCAGGGTACATCACACTCTGTAGCACGTAAGGACTTGAGGACGACATGACTTCGCACGAAACGCTCGGTGTGCTCGGCGTGGCGGTCATCGGCACCGGCCGGATGGGCGCCGACCATGTGCGCCGGATCAACGAAGTGATCAGCGGCGCCCGGGTGGCGGCGGTGGTCGACATCGATGCGGCCCGCATCAAGGACCTCGCCGACGGCATCGAAGGGTGCACCGCGTACACCGACCCGACCGCCGCCATGGACGACCCCGAGGTGGACGCCGTACTGATCGCCTCCCCGGGCCCCGCGCACGAGGCGACCCTGCTGGACGCCTTCGCGCGCGACCTGCCCGTGCTGTGCGAGAAGCCGCTGACGCCGGACGCCGCCTCCGCACTGCGCGTGCTGGAGGCCGAGCAGGCGCTGGGCCACCGCCGTGTCCAGGTCGGCTTCATGCGCCGTTACGACGCGGACTACCGCACCCTCAAGTCCCTTCTGGGCCGGGGCGCCTACGGCCGTCCGCTGATGCTGCACAACAAGCACCGCAACGCCGACACCCCGCCCGGCTTCACCAACGCGATGATGATCAATGACTCGGTGGTGCACGAGATCGATGTGACCCGCTGGCTGCTGGAGGAGGAGATCACCGCGGTCCGTGTGCTGCGCCCGGCCCCCACCGGCAACGCCCCGGAGGGCCTCAGCGACCCGCAGCTGGTCCTCTTCGAGACCGCGGGCGGCCAGGTCGTGGACACGGAAATCTTCGTCAACTGCGGCTTCGGCTACCAGGTCAGCTGCGAGGCGGTCTGCGAGGGCGGCACCGCCCGGATCGGTGACGACCACGGGGTGTTCAGCAATGCCGCGGGCCGCTGGGGCGGCGCCGTTCCCCCCGGCTTCGTGGAGCGCTTCGAGGAGGCCTACGACCGGCAGGTGCAGCGCTGGGTGAACGCCACCCGGCGCGGCGAGGTCGAGGGCCCCAGCTGCTGGGACGGCTATGCCGCGGCGGCGGTGTGCGAGGCGGGCGTGCGGGCACAGACCACCGGCGAGCGGGTGACCGTCGAGCTGATCGAGCGGCCCGCGTTGTACCGCTGAGGCACGCTGTACCGCCGAGGCGCGCTGTACCGCCGAGGCGCGCTGTACCGCTGAGGCGCGCTGTACCGCCGAGGCGCGCTGTACCTGTACCGCCGAGGCCCGCCCCGCCGAGGCCCCCGAGGCGCCCGAGGCACGCTCCACCGAAAGGCCCCGCACCATGCATGTAGTCCTCGATGCCGCCCCGCTCCACCCCGGCCGCCCCATACCCCTGCGCCGCTCCCCCGCCCCGGCCGCCGGGTCGGCCGGCAAGGCGTACCGGAGCTGACGATGGCCCCTCCGACCAGCCAGGTGGCGCCCGCCGGT
This Streptomyces decoyicus DNA region includes the following protein-coding sequences:
- a CDS encoding Gfo/Idh/MocA family protein, which translates into the protein MTSHETLGVLGVAVIGTGRMGADHVRRINEVISGARVAAVVDIDAARIKDLADGIEGCTAYTDPTAAMDDPEVDAVLIASPGPAHEATLLDAFARDLPVLCEKPLTPDAASALRVLEAEQALGHRRVQVGFMRRYDADYRTLKSLLGRGAYGRPLMLHNKHRNADTPPGFTNAMMINDSVVHEIDVTRWLLEEEITAVRVLRPAPTGNAPEGLSDPQLVLFETAGGQVVDTEIFVNCGFGYQVSCEAVCEGGTARIGDDHGVFSNAAGRWGGAVPPGFVERFEEAYDRQVQRWVNATRRGEVEGPSCWDGYAAAAVCEAGVRAQTTGERVTVELIERPALYR